One region of Primulina tabacum isolate GXHZ01 chromosome 17, ASM2559414v2, whole genome shotgun sequence genomic DNA includes:
- the LOC142530837 gene encoding uncharacterized protein LOC142530837 isoform X2, giving the protein MPVNKVIAICQSGGEFESDTDGVLSYKGGDAHAMEIDDRMKFKHLKLEVAEMFNYNLDMMCIKYFIPGNRKTLISISNDKDIKRMIKFHNDSDTVEIFVVTKEMISPDESSMPGSRTFFLENRAHEDASPTLMTNVVDDMNMPSLLFDATFDLVGDNNHDGLPIEMPVSEIQMPVSFVNSYAEKHAKAAQQWTNNITGVGQRFSSVNEFRDALRKYAIAHQFAFKYKKNDGNRVTVKCKSDGCPWRIHASRLATTPLICIKKMNSTHTCDGSVLRTGYQATRSWIAGIVKEKLKVYPNYKPKDIVNDIKEEYGIELNYFQAWRGKETAKEQLQGSYKEAYSQLPSLCKKIMETNPGSLATFSTREDSSFHRLFISFDASLHGFERGCRSLLFLDSIFLKSKYQGSLLAATAADGDDRVFPVAFAIVDMESDENWCWFLQQLKTALRTCHGITFVADREKGLRESIAENFHDQDFYHSFCLHYLSEQLIRDLKGQFSHEVKRLMVEDLFGAARSPTSEGFHQYAESIKTISVEAYNWVMQSEPIYWANAFFQGARYNHMKSNFGETFYNWISDAHELPIIQMVDTIRSKIMELIYTQQVESSEWLTRLTPSSEEKLEKESLKARTLHVLISAGNKFEVRGDTVEAVDVDNCNCSCKSWQLSGLPCFHAIAVITCLGRDPYDYCSRYFTADSYRITYSESINPILNVEGPWQNGGSVTVTPPPTRRPPGRPTTKRGGSQVGRRQLQCSRCKVTGHNRSSCKEFLLE; this is encoded by the exons ATGCCAGTGAACAAAGTCATTGCCATCTGTCAGTCAGGTGGTGAATTTGAATCGGACACAGATGGTGTGCTGTCGTACAAAGGCGGAGACGCTCATGCAATGGAAATTGATGATAGAATGAAGTTTAAACATTTGAAGCTGGAGGTAGCGGAGATGTTTAATTATAATCTTGATATGATGtgcatcaaatatttcattCCAGGAAACAGAAAGACCCTTATAAGCATATCAAATGATAAAGACATCAAGCGTATGATCAAATTTCACAATGATTCGGATACAGTAGAGATATTTGTTGTGACTAAAGAAATGATTTCCCCTGATGAGTCCAGCATGCCGGGCAGTAG AacattttttttggaaaacCGGGCGCATGAGGATGCTTCTCCTACTTTGATGACCAATGTAGTGGATGATATGAATATGCCTAGTCTCCTGTTTGATGCTACTTTTGATTTGGTTGGTGATAATAACCATGACGGACTGCCAATTGAAATGCCTGTTTCGGAAATTCAAATGCCAGTTTCTTTTGTTAATTCATATGCGGAAAAACATGCTAAAGCTGCACAGCAATGGACGAACAACATCACTGGCGTGGGTCAAAGGTTCAGCAGTGTAAATGAATTTCGAGATGCATTGCGAAAATATGCCATTGCCCATCAGTTTGCTTTTAAGTACAAGAAGAATGACGGCAATCGGGTGACTGtgaaatgtaaatcagatggATGTCCATGGAGAATTCATGCATCAAGATTGGCTACCACCCCTTTGATTTGCATAAAGAAAATGAATTCAACTCATACATGTGACGGGTCCGTGCTAAGAACCGGATATCAGGCTACAAGAAGTTGGATTGCTGGTATCGTGAAGGAAAAACTGAAAGTTTATCCCAACTATAAGCCTAAGGACATTGTTAATGACATCAAAGAGGAATATGGGATCGAGCTCAACTACTTCCAGGCATGGAGGGGAAAAGAGACTGCTAAAGAACAGCTTCAGGGTTCATATAAAGAGGCGTATAGCCAGTTACCATCTCTGTGCAAGAAGATAATGGAAACAAATCCTGGAAGTCTAGCTACCTTTTCCACTAGAGAAGACTCAAGCTTTCATCGCCTCTTTATTTCATTTGATGCCTCTCTACATGGGTTCGAGAGAGGGTGCCGGTCATTGCTTTTCCTCGACAGCATATTTCTGAAGTCAAAATACCAAGGCTCACTCTTGGCAGCGACAGCTGCTGATGGGGATGATCGAGTTTTCCCTGTTGCTTTTGCCATCGTGGACATGGAATCTGATGAGAACTGGTGTTGGTTTTTACAACAATTGAAAACTGCACTGCGGACGTGTCACGGAATAACTTTTGTGGCCGATCGAGAGAAGGGTCTGAGAGAATCAATTGCTGAAAATTTTCACGACCAGGACTTTTACCACAGCTTCTGCCTACACTATCTGTCGGAGCAGCTTATTAGAGATTTGAAGGGGCAGTTTTCTCATGAAGTGAAGCGACTTATGGTTGAAGATTTGTTTGGTGCTGCTCGTTCCCCTACCTCCGAAGGTTTCCACCAGTATGCAGAAAGCATAAAAACCATTTCAGTAGAAGCATACAATTGGGTCATGCAAAGTGAACCTATTTACTGGGCCAATGCATTCTTCCAAGGTGCAAGATACAACCACATGAAATCCAATTTTGGTGAGACGTTTTATAATTGGATATCTGATGCGCACGAATTGCCAATTATCCAAATGGTTGACACAATACGGAGtaagattatggagttgattTATACCCAGCAGGTAGAATCTAGTGAGTGGCTGACAAGATTGACTCCATCAAGTGAAGAAAAGCTCGAAAAAGAGAGCCTGAAGGCTAGGACTCTACATGTCCTGATATCGGCTGGCAACAAATTCGAAGTTCGTGGAGATACTGTTGAAGCTGTTGATGTTGATAATTGCAATTGTTCTTGTAAATCTTGGCAACTTAGCGGTTTGCCTTGTTTCCATGCGATTGCTGTTATTACTTGCCTTGGTCGCGACCCATATGATTATTGCTCGAGATACTTCACAGCAGACAGCTACAGAATTACATATTCAGAGTCTATAAACCCCATTTTGAATGTAGAAGGTCCCTGGCAGAATGGTGGTTCTGTAACCGTGACCCCACCACCAACCCGTAGGCCACCTGGCCGGCCCACTACCAAGAGAGGCGGCTCACAAGTTGGGCGACGCCAACTCCAATGCAGTAGATGCAAGGTTACTGGGCACAACAGGTCGAGTTGTAAAGAATTTTTGTTGGAGTAA
- the LOC142530831 gene encoding uncharacterized protein LOC142530831, which translates to MMIKPETAAAAAAVSSAVVACGNCGVEEQRLLHHVRHRGIFRRLCTTCVLRLHAQSFCPTCFQVYPPIPSNDAVINCCKCYSSSHSHCVSSGSTTLPSPYVCPLCTNPNTPIFKLKTAKEANVEFNEGNEDFQVIDRDAAKKLLAAAKIASTSMNKAVVAAKLEAERRAKEAAFARKRAKEALEHVAHLVMKERLSNKEAALSWVGIWWSWCLLFGC; encoded by the coding sequence ATGATGATAAAACCGGaaaccgccgccgccgccgccgccgtaTCTTCCGCCGTTGTAGCATGCGGCAACTGCGGCGTGGAGGAGCAGCGTCTTCTCCACCATGTCCGCCACCGCGGAATCTTCCGCCGTCTCTGCACTACCTGCGTTCTCCGCCTCCATGCACAGTCCTTCTGCCCAACCTGTTTTCAAGTCTACCCGCCAATCCCTTCAAACGACGCCGTCATCAACTGCTGCAAATGCTACTCCTCCTCTCACTCCCACTGTGTTTCATCGGGATCCACGACCCTTCCCAGCCCGTACGTTTGCCCCCTTTGCACCAACCCCAATACCCcgatttttaaattgaaaacggCAAAGGAGGCGAATGTTGAATTTAACGAAGGGAATGAGGATTTTCAGGTGATTGATAGAGATGCGGCGAAGAAATTGTTGGCTGCTGCTAAAATTGCATCCACATCGATGAATAAGGCAGTGGTGGCGGCGAAGTTGGAGGCGGAGAGAAGGGCGAAGGAGGCAGCTTTTGCCAGAAAGAGGGCGAAGGAGGCATTGGAACATGTCGCGCATTTGGTCATGAAGGAGAGGTTGAGCAACAAAGAAGCGGCATTGTCCTGGGTCGGGATCTGGTGGAGTTGgtgtctcttatttgggtgTTAG
- the LOC142530837 gene encoding uncharacterized protein LOC142530837 isoform X1, with the protein MPVNKVIAICQSGGEFESDTDGVLSYKGGDAHAMEIDDRMKFKHLKLEVAEMFNYNLDMMCIKYFIPGNRKTLISISNDKDIKRMIKFHNDSDTVEIFVVTKEMISPDESSMPGSRSSRTFFLENRAHEDASPTLMTNVVDDMNMPSLLFDATFDLVGDNNHDGLPIEMPVSEIQMPVSFVNSYAEKHAKAAQQWTNNITGVGQRFSSVNEFRDALRKYAIAHQFAFKYKKNDGNRVTVKCKSDGCPWRIHASRLATTPLICIKKMNSTHTCDGSVLRTGYQATRSWIAGIVKEKLKVYPNYKPKDIVNDIKEEYGIELNYFQAWRGKETAKEQLQGSYKEAYSQLPSLCKKIMETNPGSLATFSTREDSSFHRLFISFDASLHGFERGCRSLLFLDSIFLKSKYQGSLLAATAADGDDRVFPVAFAIVDMESDENWCWFLQQLKTALRTCHGITFVADREKGLRESIAENFHDQDFYHSFCLHYLSEQLIRDLKGQFSHEVKRLMVEDLFGAARSPTSEGFHQYAESIKTISVEAYNWVMQSEPIYWANAFFQGARYNHMKSNFGETFYNWISDAHELPIIQMVDTIRSKIMELIYTQQVESSEWLTRLTPSSEEKLEKESLKARTLHVLISAGNKFEVRGDTVEAVDVDNCNCSCKSWQLSGLPCFHAIAVITCLGRDPYDYCSRYFTADSYRITYSESINPILNVEGPWQNGGSVTVTPPPTRRPPGRPTTKRGGSQVGRRQLQCSRCKVTGHNRSSCKEFLLE; encoded by the exons ATGCCAGTGAACAAAGTCATTGCCATCTGTCAGTCAGGTGGTGAATTTGAATCGGACACAGATGGTGTGCTGTCGTACAAAGGCGGAGACGCTCATGCAATGGAAATTGATGATAGAATGAAGTTTAAACATTTGAAGCTGGAGGTAGCGGAGATGTTTAATTATAATCTTGATATGATGtgcatcaaatatttcattCCAGGAAACAGAAAGACCCTTATAAGCATATCAAATGATAAAGACATCAAGCGTATGATCAAATTTCACAATGATTCGGATACAGTAGAGATATTTGTTGTGACTAAAGAAATGATTTCCCCTGATGAGTCCAGCATGCCGGGCAGTAG GTCAAGTAGAacattttttttggaaaacCGGGCGCATGAGGATGCTTCTCCTACTTTGATGACCAATGTAGTGGATGATATGAATATGCCTAGTCTCCTGTTTGATGCTACTTTTGATTTGGTTGGTGATAATAACCATGACGGACTGCCAATTGAAATGCCTGTTTCGGAAATTCAAATGCCAGTTTCTTTTGTTAATTCATATGCGGAAAAACATGCTAAAGCTGCACAGCAATGGACGAACAACATCACTGGCGTGGGTCAAAGGTTCAGCAGTGTAAATGAATTTCGAGATGCATTGCGAAAATATGCCATTGCCCATCAGTTTGCTTTTAAGTACAAGAAGAATGACGGCAATCGGGTGACTGtgaaatgtaaatcagatggATGTCCATGGAGAATTCATGCATCAAGATTGGCTACCACCCCTTTGATTTGCATAAAGAAAATGAATTCAACTCATACATGTGACGGGTCCGTGCTAAGAACCGGATATCAGGCTACAAGAAGTTGGATTGCTGGTATCGTGAAGGAAAAACTGAAAGTTTATCCCAACTATAAGCCTAAGGACATTGTTAATGACATCAAAGAGGAATATGGGATCGAGCTCAACTACTTCCAGGCATGGAGGGGAAAAGAGACTGCTAAAGAACAGCTTCAGGGTTCATATAAAGAGGCGTATAGCCAGTTACCATCTCTGTGCAAGAAGATAATGGAAACAAATCCTGGAAGTCTAGCTACCTTTTCCACTAGAGAAGACTCAAGCTTTCATCGCCTCTTTATTTCATTTGATGCCTCTCTACATGGGTTCGAGAGAGGGTGCCGGTCATTGCTTTTCCTCGACAGCATATTTCTGAAGTCAAAATACCAAGGCTCACTCTTGGCAGCGACAGCTGCTGATGGGGATGATCGAGTTTTCCCTGTTGCTTTTGCCATCGTGGACATGGAATCTGATGAGAACTGGTGTTGGTTTTTACAACAATTGAAAACTGCACTGCGGACGTGTCACGGAATAACTTTTGTGGCCGATCGAGAGAAGGGTCTGAGAGAATCAATTGCTGAAAATTTTCACGACCAGGACTTTTACCACAGCTTCTGCCTACACTATCTGTCGGAGCAGCTTATTAGAGATTTGAAGGGGCAGTTTTCTCATGAAGTGAAGCGACTTATGGTTGAAGATTTGTTTGGTGCTGCTCGTTCCCCTACCTCCGAAGGTTTCCACCAGTATGCAGAAAGCATAAAAACCATTTCAGTAGAAGCATACAATTGGGTCATGCAAAGTGAACCTATTTACTGGGCCAATGCATTCTTCCAAGGTGCAAGATACAACCACATGAAATCCAATTTTGGTGAGACGTTTTATAATTGGATATCTGATGCGCACGAATTGCCAATTATCCAAATGGTTGACACAATACGGAGtaagattatggagttgattTATACCCAGCAGGTAGAATCTAGTGAGTGGCTGACAAGATTGACTCCATCAAGTGAAGAAAAGCTCGAAAAAGAGAGCCTGAAGGCTAGGACTCTACATGTCCTGATATCGGCTGGCAACAAATTCGAAGTTCGTGGAGATACTGTTGAAGCTGTTGATGTTGATAATTGCAATTGTTCTTGTAAATCTTGGCAACTTAGCGGTTTGCCTTGTTTCCATGCGATTGCTGTTATTACTTGCCTTGGTCGCGACCCATATGATTATTGCTCGAGATACTTCACAGCAGACAGCTACAGAATTACATATTCAGAGTCTATAAACCCCATTTTGAATGTAGAAGGTCCCTGGCAGAATGGTGGTTCTGTAACCGTGACCCCACCACCAACCCGTAGGCCACCTGGCCGGCCCACTACCAAGAGAGGCGGCTCACAAGTTGGGCGACGCCAACTCCAATGCAGTAGATGCAAGGTTACTGGGCACAACAGGTCGAGTTGTAAAGAATTTTTGTTGGAGTAA